GATATTTTTCCCACTGTTTTGTTGCGTAATAACATATTTTCATTTCTTCCTGTTTTTATTACTCGATAAATAATTTTTTGTAAACAGAAAAAACTCATCACGTCACACTTTTGCAAACTGAAATTGTTCGCGTTTTTGTTTAAGACATTCTTAAAGAAGGTTGTTTATAAAGTTCCAGTGCGCTTTTTTTACGGGCATAACTGAAAGTCGATTTCCACGCATTAGTAGCTGAAACCCTTGTAGTTCCTTGTCCTGGAACTGTTTGAGAAATGTTAGCGGCAGTTCTCTGGCAAACTTTCGTTTAAATTTTACGTCGACCATAAACCAGCGTGGATTTTCGGAATCCGATTTTGCATCGAAATGTTTGTCCATTGGATCGAACGCCGTGTGATCGGGATATCCTTCACCAACAACGATTACGGTTCCGACGATAGCGGGTTGATCGCAGTTGGAATGATAAAAAAAGGCGAGATCACCTTTCTTCATTTGATCGCGCATCATGTTTCGCGCCTGGTAATTGCGCACGCCGTCCCAGTGATTTGTTTTCCCGGGGGAGTTCGCCAGGTCATCAATCCCGAATTCTCCAGGCTCCGATTTGAACAGCCAGTAATTCATCAGCTTTCCTTCGCTTTCATTTTTGGTTTGCCGCAGCGCTCGAAGTGTAAAAAGCGGTTTCGGTTGCCACGGCGCTTAGCGAGACGTCCCATTCCCGTGGTTCCAGCTCAGTTACCCGCTGAAAATCGTACGCGAGTCCGATCAAGCGTGGCTTTATCCGGTTTTTGCGATGCCGCAGGAACGAGAAACAACGATCATAATAGCCGGCCCCCACGCCGATCCGGTGCAACGAGTGGTCAAAGGCCACCAGTGGTGTCAGCACCAGGTCCAGTTGATCGGTAGCAACGTAACGGCGGTCTTCACGAGCGGGTTCCGGAATGCCGTAGTGGTTGACCAACAGACGCTGCCCGGGCTTGTAGACCGCAAATCTCATATTTTTCCCGCGGTCGACCAATACCGGCACGCACACGGTTTTGCCTGCGTCGATTGCCATGGAAATCAATGACCCGGTGTCCACTTCGCCGTCAAATGGAAGATAAGCCGCTATTTTTATGGCTTGGCGAAACAAATCCTGGCTGCTCAGCCGAGCGGTGATGGCTTGTGCGGCGGCGGATTGTTCCGCCCGCGGGAGTGATCTGCGCAGGCCGCGCATTTTCTTGCGGAGTTCAGATCGCCGGTTATCAGTCACCATGGATTCGCGAAAAAAACGCACCCCGCCTGAGCCGTCACAAACCATTGCTCTCGAACCAGAGCAAAAAGTGGGACTGGCCGTGGTGTCGCAGGCTTTCCGCAATAGGCGGCCATGCTCAAAAACACCGACAGTACCTGGTCCCAGGATTGAGTAATTAGGGTCGAGAGGTATCCCGGTCCGTGTCGAACCCCGCAGGGTGCGCCCTGAACATCAGTATACATAGAAGGACCAGCTTGAAAAGCGCCGGGATCACAAATCCATTTGCTGGCCCTTTTGCAGGGCCGTTTCGACGCGCTCTGTCAGGTTTCGCAGCCTGATGCTTACAGTTTCGTCAATCGTTGTGCCTGCGCTTTGCGCCATCAGAAAGTCGTTGGTGATATTTAACGCGGCCATGACGGCGATACGGTCCAGACCCATGACCTTGCCGCTATCCTTGATTTCACGCATTTTGTTGTTTAGCAATTCCGCGGCATCGAGCAACGCAGCGCGCTCGTCGACCGGGCAGGAAACCTGGTATTCCTTTTCCAGGATGCGCACGTTTACCCTGGCAAATGTGTCACTCATCAGCTTTGCTCCATCGCTTTAAGGCGAGTGATCATGGATTCGACACGCGATCGTACCTGCTCGTTCTTCTGAACCAGGCTGGCCCGTTCGTTGATCAGGTTGTCCTGACGTTCGCGCAGGGAGCGGTTTTCGTCCTTTAGCTGGCTGGTTATGACCACCAGCTCGTCAAGGCGCTTTTCCAGCTTGCGAAGCTCATTTTCGAATAGTTTTAACGAGTCGTTTCTAGACATGGTGCAAATATAGAACCGCCGCATAGGCGCGGTCAATCTGAATGCTTGCCAAAAGCTTGCCGAAGGCGCCAAAACAGACCCCGAATTGCCGGCGATTTTTTGGTATTGGACCGCAGATGCCTGATAATCGGTATCTTGGACAGGATCATGAGCATGCCTGACTTTCACACGCTAAACGATGCCCTGGAAAACGCCGATGCATGCTGTGGAGCAGCCGAGGCGCCCGGTATGTTGTGCGGGATTTTGTGCGCCGAGGCGCAACAGTCTGGAACTCGCTGGCTTGCCGAGATTTTCCCGGCTAACGGGCAACAGGCGCAGCCGGGAGATTGCCGCGAGCCCCTGGGCGAGTTGTTCGCGCAGACCTATCGCGGGCTCGAAGAGGGGCAAATGGAATTCATGCCACTGTTGCCGGGGGATGGCGAAGCCCTGGACCAGCGAACGGACAGCCTGGGCAAGTGGTGTCAGGGGTTCTTGAGCGGGCTTGGTCTGGGTGGTCTGGGCGATACGCAGGACCGGCTGCCTGAGAGCGTCAGCGAAGTGATGACCGATCTCGCGCAGATCGCGAAGGCGATCAACGGCGGGGGCGATGCGGAAGAAGGGGAGGCTGCATTCACCGAGGTACTCGAGTATCTTCGGGTAAGCGTTCAACTCATCTACGAAGAGCTCGCCGGCCTGCGTGGCCCCGTGGGTGAACGGCCCGTGACACATTAGAACAGGGTGAAAGGTTCCAGGGAATGACGCCAACAGAATTTGCACGCCGCCGCCGGCAGTTGATGCGGATGATCGGCAGCGGCGGGATTGCGATCCTGCCGGCGGCGCCGGAGAAGATTCGCAACCGCGACACCACATATCCATTTCGCCAGGATAGCGATTTTATTTACCTGACCGGCTTTGACGAGCCGGATGCGGTTGCGGTACTGATACCCGGGCGCGCGCATGCCGAATACATCCTTTTTTGCCGTGAGCGGGACCCATCGCGGGAGACCTGGGACGGGCCAAGAGCAGGTCCTGAGGGCGCGCAGGCCGACCACGGCGCCGATGACGCGTTTCCGATATCGGATATCGATGAGATTCTTCCCGGCCTGATGGAACACTGCGAGCGTGTTTATTACACGATGGGCGCACACCCGGATTTTGATACGCAGGTTATGGGCTGGTTCGACGGCTTGCGCAATCGCGGGCAAAGCGACGGGCTGATACCGCGGGAATTCGTCGCGCTCGATCATCTGTTGCACGATATGCGCCTTTACAAGAGTCGCCGCGAAATCAGCGCATTGCGCAAGGCCGCGCGCATCGCCGCCGCCGCCCACAAAAAACTGATGGCAGCGTGCAGGCCCGGGATCATGGAATACGAACTCGAGGCAGAACTGCTCCACGAGTTCAAGCGGAACGGATGCGAAACGGCTTATCAGCCCATCGTCGGATCCGGGCCAAACAGCTGCGTTCTTCATTATGTGAAAAATAACCGCCGCATGGAGGACGGGGAAATGCTGCTGGTGGACGCCGGCTGCGAGTATCGCGGTTATGCGTCGGACGTTACTCGCAGCATGCCTGTCAATGGCCGCTTTTCGATCGAGCAGAAGGCGGTCTACCAGATAGTCCTGGACGCGCAAAAGGCCGCGATCGAAAAAGTCTCACCGCGCTGTCACTGGAACGAACCGCATGACGCAGCAATCAAAACCATCACCCGCGGCCTGGTAAAGCTGGGCCTGTTGAAGGGGCGTGTACCCTCGCTGATCAAATCCGCTGCCTACAAGAAATTTTTCATGCACCGCACCGGCCATTGGCTGGGAATGGATGTCCACGACGTTGGCGATTATCGCGTCGGTGAAGAGTGGCGTCACCTGGAGCCCGGGATGGTCATGACCGTGGAGCCCGGAATTTATATCCCGCCCGGGACCAAGGGGGTCGCCAGGAAGTGGTGGGGGATCGGCGTGCGTATCGAAGACGATGTCCTGATAACCAAGGACGGTTGCGAAGTCCTGAGCCGCGATGTGCCCAGGGAAATTGCCGACATCGAGGCCTTGATGAGCGGCGGGATCTGAGCACGGGTCATGCAAATTGAGCAGACAGAATTTGATGTCATTATTGTCGGCGGCGGCATGGTCGGTGCATCGCTGGCGGTCGCACTGGCGCCGTTGCCGTTGCGGATTGCAGTGATCGAAGCATTCGATCCGCGACAACGCGGTGTTTCCCAGCCCAGCTATGACGATCGCTCGACCGCAATAGCGAATGGATCGCAGCAAATACTCGAGACCATCGGTGTCTGGGCGGGCATGGCTCAGGATGCGACCGCGATTACCGATATACACATTTCCGATCGCGGTCATTTTGGTATCGGCCGCATCAGCGCCGCGGAAGAAAAGGTCCCGGCTTTGGGATATGTCGTTCCCAACCGTGCGCTGGGCCGGTCGTTGTGGGCGGCGCTCGAGTCTTTTGACAACATCCGGGTGTTCTGCCCGGCGCGTCTGGAGTCGCTGGTCAACGAAGGTGATTCGGTTCAGGTTGCGCTCATCGAAGAAGACGGCAAGACCATCCAACTGCAGGGGCGGCTGGTCGCCGCCGCCGATGGCGCACAATCGGTGGTTAGAAAAATACTCGGCATCGATGCCACTGTCTGGGACTATGACCAGACTGCGATCATCAGTAACGTGACCACGGAAAAGCCGCATCGAAATGTCGCCTACGAACGGTTTACGGCGCATGGGCCGATGGCGGTGTTGCCGATGACCGAAGGCCGCAGCGCGCTGGTATGGACCGTACCGAGCGAGCAGGCTGAGGAAATCCTGCAACTGAGCGACCGGCAGATTCTCGACCGCCTGCAGGAACTGTTTGGCTATCGTCTCGGGCACTGGCAAAAAATCGGCGCGCGGGTCTCCTATCCGCTGAGCATGAGCAAGGCAAAAGAGCAGACCCGGCACCGGGTGGCGATTATCGGCAACGCGGCCCATGGTCTGCACCCGATCGCCGGGCAGGGATTCAATCTCAGCTTGCGGGATGTCGCGGTCCTGGCCGAGGTGATCGCGGGTGCGGACGACCCCGGTGGCCCGCAGGCACTCGAAAAATATCGCCGCTTGCGCGCGGGCGACCAGGCCAGAGTCATGAGTTTCACCGATGCGCTGGTCAGGGTGTTCGGTAACCCGCTGACCTCTGTCCAGCTCGTACGCAACCTCGCGCTGCTCATGTTTGATTTGTTGCCCGGTGGCAAAAGCCTTTTGGCCAGGCATACCATGGGCCGCGGCGGCGATCTGCCCAGGTTGGCGCGGGGTGTCCCGTTGCTATGAAAACGCCCACGGTCTGCATTGTTGGCGGTGGCATGGTCGGTTGCGCGCTGGCCGCGTTGCTTGGCCGCGATCAGCGCTACCCAGGCACCGTGGTGTTGCTCGAAGCCGGCGATCCGCCGGTGCTAAACGACGACTACGATCTTCGCGTCGTCGCGCTTGCCACCACTTCTCAGCGCGTACTGGAAGCCGCCGGGGCCTGGCGAGAGATCGCCGCGACGCGCATTTCACCCTATCGCGAGATGCAAGTCTGGGATGCCGGCTCGAAGCCGGGGTTCCCCGGTTCGGTGCATTTTTCCGCCGCCGAAGTGGGCGCGGCAGCGCTTGGCCACATCGTCGAGAATCAGTTGATTCGCCACGCCTTATGGCAGTCGCTGGCTGGCATGGAGCGGGTCATTGTTCGTTCGAACTGCCGGGTCGGCGATCTGCGGCTGGGCGATGAGACAGCCAGATTGGTGTTGGCTGACGGGGAAGTGATGGATTGCACATTGGTGGTGGCCGCTGACGGCGCTTCGTCGCCGATCCGCGAAATGGCGGAAATCGAAACCACCGGCTGGTCTTACCGGCAAAAGGCGGTCGTTACCCACGTGCAAAGCCAGCTCCCGCATCGGGAAACGGCCTGGCAACGATTCCTGCCATCCGGTCCGCTGGCTTTTTTGCCGCTGGCAGATGGGCGCAGTTCCGTGGTTTGGTCGAATACGGTTGACGGCGCCGATCGGCTGCTCGGGTTGAACGACCGGCAATTTCTTGGCGAACTCGAGGTCGCCAGTGACGGAACTTTGGGCCGGATGCTGGCCTGCGGTAAGCGGGCCGCGTTCCCGCTGCGTTTGCTCCATGCACGAAACTATTGCCGGCAGAGGCTGGTATTGATCGGCGACGCGGCGCACGCGATTCATCCGCTGGCCGGACAGGGCGCCAACCTGGGATTCCTCGATGCGGCGGCGCTCCACGAAACATTGGTCAAGGCGTTGCAGGCCGGGGAGGATCCCGGGGACCGTTCGGTTTTGCGCCGCTACGAGCGCTGGCGTAAGAGCGACAACCTGGCCATGCTGGCGGCGATGGATGGTATCAAGCGACTGTTTGGCAACGATCTGCCATCGCTGGCGCGGATTCGCAGTCTTGGGTTGAGCCTGGTCAACGCCTTGCCACCGGCCCGCAAGGCCTTTGTCCGGCGGGCGATGGGAATGAGCGGAGATCTGCCGGAGTTGCTCACCAGGCCGGCACATTCCGGGCGCGGATTAGGCGAGGAGATTCGATGAGCGCGGGTCGTTTCCGGTTGCGCGCGGCCGAGCGGAAAGATGCTTCGTTGATCCTCGCTTTTATCAAGGAACTGGCCGATTACGAGGAACTGGGCGACCAGGTAAGCGCCACCGAGGAAAAACTGGTGGCCAGTCTGTTTGCCGAGCCAGCTTTTGCCGAAGTGCTGATTGCCGAGGCGGTTGCGGATAAAGGCACCATGGAGGCGGCTGGCTTCGCATTGTATTTCTACAATTACTCGACCTTTCTCGGCCAGCCCGGCATCTTCCTCGAGGATTTGTTTGTTCGCCCGGCGTTTCGCGGCCTCGGGATCGGCATCGGCCTGTTGCGCGAGCTGGCGAAAAAAACCATCGAAGAAAATTGTGGGCGTCTGGAATGGATGGTGCTTGACTGGAACGAACCCGCCATTGATTTTTATCATTCCATCGGCGCGCGGCGGGTGGATGGATTCGTGCCCTACCGGCTTAGCGGAGACGCCTTGCAAAGGCTGGCGCAAAGCGGGCAAGATGGATAAAGGAGCAACAGCATGCCGCACGCCGAACTGGAAAAACTACTCGATGAGTTGCAGCAGGAGCTGGCCGAGGGGAGCAGCCTGGATGACGATGCGAAGGCTCAGCTGGCAGAGTTGCATGCCAGCATTGGCCATCTATTGGCCGAAGGCGCGCAGGAAACGCCGGCCAACCTGGCCGAGACGGTTAGCGGAAATATCGATCGCTTTGAAACCAGCCATCCCGCGCTGACGATGGTACTCGGTAGGATTGCCGATATTCTCAACAAGCTCGGTATCTGATCAGGCTCCTAGCGCGTCTATTTTTGCCGCGCAAATAAAATCATTCTCAGAAAGGCCGTCGATCGAGTGGGTCGTGTAGCGTACCAGGCAATGGCCATAGCCGAGTTCGAGGTCCGGGTGGTGGTTTTCCGCATTGGCGATCCAGGCCACGGCATTGGCAAAGCTCATGGTCTGGTAAAAGCCGCCAAAGGAATAATCGCGGCGGATTTCCTTGCCATCGGCTGACAACGCCCAGCCATCCTCAAGTTGCCCGACCATCGCGGTCGCGGCCTCATGCGACAGCGGTTCCACCCCGCCTTCACAGGGCTTGCAGTGCCTGTTTTGCAGCTTATTGTCCATGTTTTTCCGAGTAGTGACTGCGAATATAGTCGGCTACCAGTCCCTTGAATTCCCCGGCGATATTATCGCCTTTAAGCGTAACCGTTTTCTTACCGTCTTCGTATACCGGCGCCACCGCTTTTTCGCCGCTGCCCGGCAAGCTGATGCCGATGTTGGCGTGTTTGCTTTCGCCAGGGCCGTTAACGACGCAGCCCATCACCGCGACGCTCATGTTTTCTACGCCAGGGTAACGTTCCCGCCATTCGGGCATGCGTTGCCGGATATCGGCCTGGATTTCCTGGGCCAGTTCCTGGAAAATCGTGCTGGTGGTGCGTCCGCAACCCGGGCAGGCGATGACCACCGGCGAGAACGCGCGCAGGCCCATGCTTTGCAGTATTTCTTGTGCGACCTGGACTTCCCGGGCGCGCGAAGCGCCCGGTTCCGGCGTCAGCGAAATACGTATGGTGTCGCCGATGCCTTGTTGCAGCAGCACGCCCAGCGCGGCGGTCGAGGCAACTATGCCCTTGCTGCCCATGCCTGCCTCGGTCAGGCCCAGGTGCAACGGATAGTCGCAACGTCCCGCCAGGTCCTGGTAAACCGCGATCAAGTCCTGAACGCCCGACATCTTGCAAGACAGGATAATCTGTTCGTGCCCCAGGCCGATCTCCTCGGCACGGCTGGCGCTGCGCAGGGCGGATTGCTGCATGGCCTCCAGCACGACCCGGCGCGCATCCAGCGGCTCGCGGCGGGCCGAGTTTTCGTCCATCAGCGAGGTCAGCAAATCCTGATCCAGGCTGCCCCAGTTGACGCCGATGCGCACCGCTTTGTTTTTCTTGCAGGCGACTTCGATCATCTCGGTGAACTGGGGGTCGCGCTTTTTGCCGCGGCCGACGTTGCCGGGGTTGATGCGGAACTTGGCGAGCGCATCGCCGCAGGCGCCGACTTCGCGCAGCAGCTTGTGGCCGTTGAAGTGAAAATCGCCGATCAGCGGCGTATCGCAATCGAGTTGATCCAGGCGCTCGCGAATCTCCGGCACGGCTTTGGCTGCCTCGATATTGTTGACGGTGATTCGTACCAACTCGGAACCGGCCTGGGCCAGTTCAAGAACCTGGCTGACCGTCGCCTCGATATCGGTGGTATCGGTATTGGTCATGGACTGGACCACGATCGGCGCGTCACCGCCGATGCTTATTCCGCCGACCCGGCAAACCGTGGATTTTCTACGATCGATACTCATGCTATGGCTTTCATTGCTTTAGCGAGTTTCGGCCAAAGCGGTTTTTCTCCGCCGTTATCCAGGCGTCGATCTGGCTTTCCAGCACATCGAGCGGTACCGCGCCCTTTTCGAGCACCGCGTTGTGGAAGCGCTTGATATCAAAATCTTCACCCAGCGCATCCTGGCTTTGCCGGCGCAGTTGTTTGATTTTCAGCTCGCCGATCTTGTAGGCCAGGGCCTGACCGGGCATGACGATATAGCGATCTATCTCGTTGACGATGTCGAACTCGGTTTTCGCCGCATTGTCCTTGAAAAAAGTTATCGCTTTTTGCCGGCTCCAATGCTTCGCATGCATGCCGGTATCGACGACCAGGCGTACGGCACGCCACATTTCATAGGTGAGCTGACCGAACTCGGAATAGGGGTCCGCGTACAGCCCAAGGTCTCCGCCCAGGCTTTCGCTGTACAGGCCCCAGCCCTCGATGAAGGCGGTAAATCCACTATAGCGCCTGAACGCGGGCAGCTCGCCCAACTCTTGCGCGAGCGCGATCTGGAGGTGATGGCCGGGTACCGCTTCGTGCACGCTCAATACTTCCATTTCGTATTTCGGCCGAACTTCCGGGCGGTACAGGTTGACAAAATATGTGCCCGGCCGGCTGCCATCGGCGGCCGGCCGCGAGTAATACGCGGTCGTGGTGTCAGGCGCGATCGCGGCAGGAATTGCTTTGACCACGTAAGGCGCTTTTGGCAACCGGCCAAACAACCGTGGCACCTCCGGATCGATCCGTTTGGTGATCGCAATGTACCCGGCCAGCAGTTCGTCCGAACTGTCATAGTAAAATTGCGGATCTGTGCGCAAAAATTTAAGAAAATCGTCAAAACTGCCGCTAAAATTCAAGTTCTTGATGATTTCCATCATTTTGCCGCGAATTCTGGCGACTTCCCGCAGGCCGATTTCATGGATTTCATCGGCGCTTAAGGATGTGGTTGTGTAGTGCTCGACCCGGAATTGGTAAAAGGCCTCGCCATCGGGCTGTGCATCTGCGCCGACCTGGTCGCGGGTCACGGGCAGGTAGTCATGGTCGATGAATTTAGCCAGGCGCTTGAAACTCGGCAGGACTGCGCGCGCGATCGCCTTGCGCGCCCGGGCTTTCAGCTTGCCCTGGCGGTGCTCGGATATGCTCTCGGGCATATCGTTGAAGGGTGCGAAAAACGAGCTGGCGAACGGATCGTCAACGAGCTGGGCGGTGATCTGCGCCGGTAAACGCTGCATGATGATGGTCGGGTGGACCCGGCCCTCCTTGATCCCCCGTCGCATCAGCTTGATGGTCTGGTCCATGTAAACATCAAAGGACTGCAGACGGGCTATCCAGTCTTCATAAGCCCTTGCATTATCGAATTTCAGGCGGTCGGCGAGCTGATCCGCGGTCTGGATACCGCCACGTTGATTTAACGGCAGCAGGAATTGTCTGAACCGGTAGGCTTTGACCTGGTCCTGCGTCTGGCGCATGAACAGGTCATAGTTGATCCGGTCCGTCTCAGACAGCGCCGAACGGTCGATCTGCCTGATCCTGGCCAGGTCGCGCCGGTCCTCGGCGTGAGAAACAGCGATGGCGCCGAGGCTGCGATCGGGCCATTGCCGGTTATAACGCAGATCGCCAAAGCTGGATGCGACGGTGGGGTTTTCGCGCAGCGTCCGTTCCCAGGATTCCGCAAACAATTGATGCAGATCGGAGCTTGCATCGGCTTTGACCCAGCCCGGCTGGCCGGCCAGCATGAAGGCAGCGGTGGCGATCATGAAAACTTTGCCTGCGATCACGTAAATCTCCTGTCCTGGTGCGCGGATGGCTATTCTCGCCGCTAGCGGATGCGATCGGCAAGTCCGGATCGATTACAATCGACGGGGCGATGGGCTATTATTCTCAGCCCGATTCAAAGTATCCGCTGGAGAGAACCCGACAGGGTCGCCGAAGGCGCAACTTGCCCGGAAACGCTCAGGCACACGGACAGTGGGTACGTATCGGCTCTGGAGAGCGGCCGCGATGCGGTCCACCGAAGGGGTGCGGCCAGGATTTTCCCGGCCCGATCTCTCAGGTCTAAGGACAGAGGGGCGGCAGATTTATGGTCTGCCGCCTTTTTTTATTGCCAGGGCTACGAGAGGAGTGGCATGCCAGACCAGACCCCATTATACGACGCACATGTCGCTCTCGGCGCCCGGATCGTCGATTTCGGCGGCTGGAACATGCCGGTCAATTATGGCTCGCAGATCGAAGAACACCACGCGGTGCGCAACGATGCGGGTATGTTCGACGTGTCGCACATGACGGTCGTCGATCTGCAAGGCGCGGCGGTGCGTCCTTTCCTGTCCCGGCTGTTGGCCAATGACGTCGGCAAATTACGCGAGCCGGGCAAGGCCCTGTATTCGTGCATGCTGAATCACGATGGTGGCGTGATCGACGACCTGATCGTGTATTACCTGGCCGAGGACTGGTTCCGGATGGTGGTCAACGCGGCTACCCGCGACAAAGACCTGGCCTGGATCATGGCACAGGCGTCCGCTGACGGGCCGACGGTCAGCGAGCGCGACGACCTGGCCATGATCGCGGTCCAGGGGCCAAACGCGCGGCAAAAAGCGGCGGGGGTGCTGCCACCGGAACAGGCGGCGGCGGCGCTGGCGCTGAAACCCTTCAGCGCAGCCGGGATCGGTGAGTTGTTTATCGCACGGACCGGTTATACCGGTGAGGACGGTTGGGAGATCATGCTGCCGGCGGCTGCCGCGGCCGAATTCTGGGGCAGGCTGAACCAGGCTGGCATCCATCCTTGTGGTCTGGGCGCCAGGGATACATTGCGTCTGGAAGCCGGCATGAACCTTTATGGAAACGACATGGACGAGAGTACGACACCTCTGGAATCTGCGTTGTCCTGGACGGTCGCGTTCGAGCCGCGAGACCGTGATTTTATCGGTCGCGCCGCGTTGGAAAAACAGCAAGCCGAAGGCGTGGACCGGAAGCTGGTTGGCCTGCTGCTCGAAGGCAGGGGGGTACTCCGGGCGCACCAGAAAGTCACTTGTGCCGCTGGCGAAGGCGAGACCACCAGCGGCAGTTTCTCGCCGACGCTTGGCGGTTCGATCGGCATGGCAAGAGTGCCGGCCGGGTGCGGCAGCGAATGCGAGGTCGAAATTCGCGGCAGAGTCTTGCCTGCGAAAGTCAGCAAAACCACCTTCGTGCGCAATGGCAAGGCAGTTGTATAAGGAGTACACGATGAGCAATGTACCTGCGGATCTCAAATACAGTAGCGACCACGAATGGGTGCGCGTGCAAGACGATGGTTCTGCCGTTATCGGCATCACCGATCACGCCCAGGACGCGCTCGGCGACCTGGTCTTTATCGAGGCGCCGGAGGCTGGCAGCGTCTTTGCCAGTGGCGACGCCTTCGGCGTCGTCGAGTCGGTGAAGGCTGCGTCCGATGTACTCAGCCCGTTCAGCGGCGAGGTGCTGGGAGTTAATTCCGCGCTGGACGATACGCCGGAATTGGTGAATACGGATCCTTACGGCGATGGCTGGTTGATCCGCATGCAGCCTGGCGACGCGACCGAGCTGGATGGGCTGATGGACGCGGCGGCCTATGAGCAGTTCCTGGAAAAAGAAGCATAAAGGGCGGCCGGAGCAAAGATGCCATTCATACCGCACACCGATGATGACGTCGGCAAAATGCTCGCTGTAATCGGCGTCGAGTCGGTTGAAGATCTTTTTGACGAGATTCCTGACGAGCTGCGGATAAAGTCGCTGGATCGCGTGCCCGAGGCCGTCAGCGAAATGGAAATTGCGCGCCTGATGCAGGATCGGGCACGGATGGATAGCGGCGCGCTGAATTTCATCGGCGCGGGCGCTTACGAACACCATGTGCCGGCGGCGGTCTGGGAGATCGCCACCCGCGGCGAGTTTTACACCTCATATACGCCGTATCAGGCCGAAGCCAGCCAGGGGACGCTGCAGCTTATTTACGAATACCAGACCATGATGACCGGCCTGACCGGCATGGAAGTCTCCAACGCTTCGTTATATGACGGCGCCTCTGCGCTGGCGGAAGCCTGCCTGATGGCGGTGCGCGCCAACCGTGCGTCAAAATCCCGTCGCATTCTGATCGCCGGCGCCTTGCACCCGATGTATCGGCAAGTCGCCGAGGCGATCTGTGCCGCTCAGGAAATCGAGTTCATCGGTCTGCCGTTTTGCAGCGAAGGCGGCCACGCCGTCTTGCAATCGCTGGACGAATACAGCGGCGAAGACCTGACCGCCGTGATCGTGCAACAACCGAATTTCTTTGGCGTGCTGGAGGAGGTCGACGCGATCTCCGACTGGGCCCGGGCGCAAAAGGCGCTGACCATCGCGGTCGTCAACCCGACTTCGCTGGCCTTGCTGACGCCGCCCGGTGAATGGGGCGCAAAGGGTGCGGATATAGTCTGCGGCGAGGGCCAGCCGTTGGGCATTCCGTTGTCATCGGGCGGGCCATATTTTGGTTTCCTGACGACGCGCCAGGCGCTGGTTCGCCAGATGCCGGGCCGCCTGGTGGGGCGCACCGTCGATCTCGATGGCAAGCGCGGATTTACGCTGACCTTGCAGGCCAGGGAACAGCACATAAGGCGTTCCAAGGCTACCTCGAACATCTGCACCAACCAGGGGCTGATGGTCACCGCCGCGACCATATACATGAGCTTGCTGGGTGCGGAAGGCCTGGCCAGGGTCGCCGGCGCTGCGCACCGAAGAACTGGCGAGCTCTGTGCTGCATTGTGCGAACTGCCAGGCGTGGAACGCGTATTCAACAGGCCGTTTTTTCATGAAGTGGTCATTCGCCTGGACCGCCCGGTCGCACCGCTGCTGGACATCCTTGCGGAACAGGGAGTTCTCGGCGGACTGGATTTGAGCGCGTCACACCCGCAGCTGGGCAATGCCTTGTTATTGTGCGCGACCGAAACGAAAAGCGAAGCGGACATCGTCCGCTACCGCGATT
The DNA window shown above is from Pseudomonadota bacterium and carries:
- a CDS encoding EVE domain-containing protein; the protein is MNYWLFKSEPGEFGIDDLANSPGKTNHWDGVRNYQARNMMRDQMKKGDLAFFYHSNCDQPAIVGTVIVVGEGYPDHTAFDPMDKHFDAKSDSENPRWFMVDVKFKRKFARELPLTFLKQFQDKELQGFQLLMRGNRLSVMPVKKAHWNFINNLL
- a CDS encoding 5-formyltetrahydrofolate cyclo-ligase; amino-acid sequence: MTDNRRSELRKKMRGLRRSLPRAEQSAAAQAITARLSSQDLFRQAIKIAAYLPFDGEVDTGSLISMAIDAGKTVCVPVLVDRGKNMRFAVYKPGQRLLVNHYGIPEPAREDRRYVATDQLDLVLTPLVAFDHSLHRIGVGAGYYDRCFSFLRHRKNRIKPRLIGLAYDFQRVTELEPREWDVSLSAVATETAFYTSSAAANQK
- a CDS encoding cell division protein ZapA, which encodes MSDTFARVNVRILEKEYQVSCPVDERAALLDAAELLNNKMREIKDSGKVMGLDRIAVMAALNITNDFLMAQSAGTTIDETVSIRLRNLTERVETALQKGQQMDL
- a CDS encoding TIGR02449 family protein; translation: MSRNDSLKLFENELRKLEKRLDELVVITSQLKDENRSLRERQDNLINERASLVQKNEQVRSRVESMITRLKAMEQS
- a CDS encoding UPF0149 family protein; protein product: MPDFHTLNDALENADACCGAAEAPGMLCGILCAEAQQSGTRWLAEIFPANGQQAQPGDCREPLGELFAQTYRGLEEGQMEFMPLLPGDGEALDQRTDSLGKWCQGFLSGLGLGGLGDTQDRLPESVSEVMTDLAQIAKAINGGGDAEEGEAAFTEVLEYLRVSVQLIYEELAGLRGPVGERPVTH
- a CDS encoding aminopeptidase P N-terminal domain-containing protein, with the protein product MTPTEFARRRRQLMRMIGSGGIAILPAAPEKIRNRDTTYPFRQDSDFIYLTGFDEPDAVAVLIPGRAHAEYILFCRERDPSRETWDGPRAGPEGAQADHGADDAFPISDIDEILPGLMEHCERVYYTMGAHPDFDTQVMGWFDGLRNRGQSDGLIPREFVALDHLLHDMRLYKSRREISALRKAARIAAAAHKKLMAACRPGIMEYELEAELLHEFKRNGCETAYQPIVGSGPNSCVLHYVKNNRRMEDGEMLLVDAGCEYRGYASDVTRSMPVNGRFSIEQKAVYQIVLDAQKAAIEKVSPRCHWNEPHDAAIKTITRGLVKLGLLKGRVPSLIKSAAYKKFFMHRTGHWLGMDVHDVGDYRVGEEWRHLEPGMVMTVEPGIYIPPGTKGVARKWWGIGVRIEDDVLITKDGCEVLSRDVPREIADIEALMSGGI
- the ubiH gene encoding 2-octaprenyl-6-methoxyphenyl hydroxylase yields the protein MQIEQTEFDVIIVGGGMVGASLAVALAPLPLRIAVIEAFDPRQRGVSQPSYDDRSTAIANGSQQILETIGVWAGMAQDATAITDIHISDRGHFGIGRISAAEEKVPALGYVVPNRALGRSLWAALESFDNIRVFCPARLESLVNEGDSVQVALIEEDGKTIQLQGRLVAAADGAQSVVRKILGIDATVWDYDQTAIISNVTTEKPHRNVAYERFTAHGPMAVLPMTEGRSALVWTVPSEQAEEILQLSDRQILDRLQELFGYRLGHWQKIGARVSYPLSMSKAKEQTRHRVAIIGNAAHGLHPIAGQGFNLSLRDVAVLAEVIAGADDPGGPQALEKYRRLRAGDQARVMSFTDALVRVFGNPLTSVQLVRNLALLMFDLLPGGKSLLARHTMGRGGDLPRLARGVPLL